One part of the Deinococcus betulae genome encodes these proteins:
- a CDS encoding NAD-dependent malic enzyme, whose amino-acid sequence MPKSPPVSRYYDVKRDPEGQRYINVQVTGLALLQNPLLNKTTAFTPTERRELELEGLIPPHTSTFEEQKERTYLRYLKCSTDLEKHEYLRALQDRNEVLFYAILEDHLEEMLPIIYTPTVGEAVRNYSSNYRYPRGFTVSTGDIDRVEDMLENVTVNDVRMIVATDSSAILGIGDQGFGGMAISIGKLSLYTAAGGVGPDKTLPVELDVGTNRQDLIDDPLYLGVHHPRLTGDAYDEFLDAFVEAVAQRYPKAILQWEDFSRGTAFRVLERYRRVIPSFNDDIQGTGAMALAGLMGAARIKGEALSAQVFVIVGAGAAGIGVAMAIRQGLQADGLSHDEASARVFVVDRHGLLMDGQPDLEPQQESFVRRPGDLAGWTYAGEYPDLHEVIVNARATALLGFTGVPGLFRQETVVAMLEHTPRPIVFPLSNPSSHVEARPADLIHWTGGGAIIASGSPFPDVDYGGKRYPVGQGNNAFIFPGLGFGAVASRAREITDGMVMEAARTLAEFTEQYGERVYPPTRDLRELSIQVAVNVALQAIRDGVCAERRIRNMDRAQLEAVIRDRAWQPRYLPLKRA is encoded by the coding sequence ATGCCGAAGTCTCCACCCGTGTCCCGCTACTACGACGTCAAGCGCGACCCCGAAGGCCAGCGCTACATCAACGTTCAGGTCACAGGGCTGGCCCTGCTGCAAAACCCGCTGCTGAACAAGACGACCGCCTTCACGCCCACCGAGCGGCGTGAGCTGGAGCTTGAAGGCCTGATTCCGCCGCACACCAGCACCTTCGAGGAACAGAAAGAGCGCACATACCTGCGCTACCTCAAGTGCAGCACCGACCTCGAAAAACACGAGTACCTGCGCGCCCTGCAAGACCGCAACGAGGTGCTGTTCTACGCCATTCTGGAAGACCACCTCGAAGAGATGCTGCCGATCATCTACACGCCCACGGTGGGCGAAGCCGTGCGCAACTATTCGAGCAATTACCGCTACCCGCGCGGCTTTACCGTCAGCACCGGCGACATTGACCGCGTGGAAGACATGCTGGAAAACGTGACCGTCAACGACGTGCGCATGATTGTGGCGACCGATTCCAGCGCCATCCTGGGGATTGGTGACCAGGGCTTTGGCGGCATGGCCATCTCCATTGGCAAGCTGTCGCTGTACACGGCGGCAGGCGGCGTGGGCCCAGACAAAACCCTCCCCGTCGAACTGGATGTGGGCACCAACCGCCAGGACCTGATTGACGACCCGCTGTACCTGGGGGTTCACCACCCCCGCCTGACCGGGGACGCCTACGACGAGTTTCTGGACGCCTTTGTCGAGGCGGTGGCGCAGCGCTACCCCAAGGCCATCTTGCAGTGGGAGGACTTTAGCCGGGGCACGGCCTTCCGGGTCCTGGAGCGCTACCGCCGGGTGATTCCGTCATTTAACGACGACATTCAGGGCACCGGGGCGATGGCCCTGGCGGGCCTGATGGGCGCGGCGCGCATCAAGGGTGAGGCCCTGTCGGCGCAGGTTTTCGTGATTGTGGGGGCCGGGGCCGCCGGCATCGGCGTGGCGATGGCGATTCGGCAGGGCCTGCAAGCCGACGGCCTGAGCCATGACGAGGCCAGCGCCCGCGTCTTCGTGGTGGACCGCCACGGCCTGCTGATGGACGGGCAACCTGACCTTGAACCTCAGCAGGAAAGTTTCGTGCGCCGCCCGGGCGACCTGGCCGGCTGGACCTACGCGGGCGAGTACCCCGACCTGCACGAGGTCATCGTGAACGCGCGCGCCACCGCCCTGCTGGGCTTTACCGGCGTGCCCGGCCTGTTCCGGCAGGAGACTGTGGTGGCCATGCTGGAGCACACGCCCCGGCCCATCGTGTTTCCGCTCAGCAACCCCAGCAGCCATGTGGAGGCCCGTCCAGCCGACCTGATCCACTGGACGGGCGGCGGCGCCATCATCGCCTCGGGCAGCCCTTTTCCCGACGTGGACTATGGGGGCAAGCGTTATCCCGTGGGCCAGGGCAACAACGCCTTTATCTTTCCGGGGCTGGGCTTCGGGGCGGTGGCCAGCCGCGCCCGCGAAATTACCGACGGCATGGTCATGGAAGCCGCGCGCACCCTGGCCGAATTTACCGAGCAGTACGGCGAGCGCGTCTATCCCCCCACCCGCGACCTGCGCGAGCTGAGCATTCAGGTGGCCGTCAATGTGGCCCTGCAAGCCATCCGCGACGGGGTGTGCGCCGAGCGCCGCATCCGCAACATGGACCGGGCGCAGCTGGAGGCCGTGATTCGGGACCGGGCGTGGCAGCCCCGCTACCTGCCACTGAAAAGGGCTTAG
- a CDS encoding thioesterase family protein encodes MRPIPAGFIQTLTVRVTSEMTVDFGELGRVHPVYATYWMAKHFEEAGRKIILPFLEDGEGGIGMQVEVVHTASALPGMTVTVTATFQRQEGRRIYASMVAVNELGDEIGRGTSLQAVLPQERIDAGFEGLRERWAAHQAGAPTT; translated from the coding sequence ATGCGTCCCATTCCTGCCGGCTTTATCCAGACCCTGACCGTGCGCGTGACCAGTGAGATGACGGTGGATTTTGGCGAACTGGGCCGGGTGCATCCGGTGTACGCGACCTACTGGATGGCCAAGCACTTTGAAGAAGCTGGGCGCAAAATCATCCTGCCGTTTCTGGAAGACGGCGAGGGCGGCATTGGGATGCAGGTGGAAGTCGTGCACACGGCTTCGGCGCTGCCCGGCATGACGGTGACGGTCACCGCCACCTTTCAGCGGCAGGAAGGCCGGCGCATTTACGCCTCCATGGTCGCGGTCAACGAGCTGGGGGACGAGATTGGGCGGGGCACCAGCCTTCAGGCGGTGTTGCCCCAGGAACGAATAGACGCCGGCTTTGAGGGCCTGCGTGAGCGCTGGGCGGCACACCAAGCCGGGGCACCGACCACGTAA
- a CDS encoding peptidylprolyl isomerase yields MPPMTTYQDDGFTSTPELSAERQTRFSQAPELGAGIEPGKQYRAILETSKGRLVVELYPDDAPITVNSFAYLLRHHYYDGIKFHRVIDGFMAQGGDPTGTGSGGPGYDFEDEPNSRRHQGKGVLSMANRGPNTNGSQFFLTFVDTPHLDGRHTVFGKVVEGLDVLDRLTRIQPGMGGTPDVIETAYLVEK; encoded by the coding sequence ATGCCCCCCATGACCACCTACCAGGACGACGGCTTTACCTCCACGCCCGAACTGAGTGCCGAGCGCCAGACACGCTTTTCGCAGGCCCCAGAACTGGGCGCAGGCATTGAACCCGGCAAGCAGTACCGCGCCATTCTGGAGACCAGCAAGGGCCGCCTGGTTGTGGAGCTGTACCCCGACGACGCGCCCATCACGGTCAACTCGTTTGCGTACCTGCTGCGCCACCACTATTACGACGGCATCAAGTTTCACCGCGTCATCGACGGCTTTATGGCCCAGGGCGGCGACCCCACCGGCACCGGCTCGGGCGGCCCCGGCTACGACTTTGAAGACGAGCCCAACAGCCGCCGCCACCAGGGCAAAGGCGTCCTGAGCATGGCCAACCGTGGCCCCAACACCAACGGCAGCCAGTTCTTCCTCACGTTTGTGGACACGCCCCACCTGGACGGCCGCCACACGGTCTTCGGCAAGGTCGTGGAGGGTCTGGACGTGCTGGACCGCCTGACCCGCATTCAGCCGGGCATGGGCGGCACGCCCGACGTGATTGAAACGGCGTACCTCGTCGAGAAGTAA
- a CDS encoding glycoside hydrolase family 10 protein, whose amino-acid sequence MTTLLRRAALLLPTLLALGPGAQAAAPPTPTALTAQPGAGLRGLWIDAFGPGLYTPGQVKATVEDAARLGVNTLFVQAIRRADCLCLKAAVPAATDPELTPGFDPLAAVIQQAHARGLRVIAWISVTGAANEARPNTRLTHVMRTRGPQAGAASWLSRRPDGTWQEGRDAWLDPAIPEAADYMTQAALSLVRHYDVDGLQLDRIRYPDGGAWGYDAKVLVRYRAETGRAGTPAASDPAWQTWKRQQVTNLVRRIALEAKALKPEVWISAATITYAAAPTDLAAFQKTRTYADVLQDWPGWMKDGLLELNVLMNYKRDGVAEQGAWYDGWNAFARQVTVRADGTQAAVAAGSAMYLNSPAVTAAQARRAVQAGLGWVGYSYRTPTADVYSQRQTTAQGFQAALALLRSPGGALAQPQPWGDTAPTTRGLLGRVTGSAVPGGRRVQAFQDGQLVAEGHTDALGYYGFAALRPGLTEIRVSGQRWTDTVPVRGVVRLPDLLVRDLTAEPLAPVPALPPARP is encoded by the coding sequence ATGACCACCCTGCTGCGCCGCGCCGCCCTGCTGTTGCCCACCCTTCTTGCGCTGGGGCCCGGCGCCCAGGCGGCTGCCCCACCCACCCCCACGGCACTGACAGCCCAGCCCGGCGCGGGACTGCGGGGGCTGTGGATAGACGCCTTTGGACCGGGCCTCTATACCCCCGGCCAGGTCAAGGCGACGGTTGAGGACGCCGCGCGCCTGGGGGTGAACACGCTGTTTGTGCAGGCCATCCGCCGCGCCGACTGCCTGTGCCTGAAAGCGGCGGTGCCGGCGGCGACCGACCCCGAACTGACGCCTGGATTTGACCCACTGGCCGCCGTCATCCAGCAGGCACACGCGCGGGGCCTGCGGGTCATCGCCTGGATCAGCGTGACGGGCGCCGCCAACGAGGCCCGGCCCAACACCCGCCTGACCCACGTCATGCGCACCCGTGGCCCGCAGGCGGGGGCGGCCTCGTGGCTGTCGCGCCGCCCGGACGGCACCTGGCAGGAGGGCCGCGACGCCTGGCTGGACCCGGCCATTCCCGAAGCCGCCGACTACATGACCCAGGCCGCCCTGAGTCTGGTGCGCCACTACGACGTAGACGGCCTTCAGCTCGACCGCATCCGCTACCCCGACGGCGGCGCCTGGGGCTACGACGCCAAGGTGCTGGTCCGCTACCGCGCCGAAACGGGCCGCGCCGGCACCCCCGCCGCCAGCGACCCGGCCTGGCAGACCTGGAAACGCCAGCAGGTGACCAACCTCGTGCGCCGCATCGCCCTGGAGGCCAAGGCCCTGAAGCCCGAGGTCTGGATCAGCGCCGCGACCATTACCTACGCGGCGGCGCCCACGGACCTGGCGGCCTTTCAGAAGACCCGCACCTACGCCGACGTGCTGCAAGACTGGCCCGGCTGGATGAAAGACGGCCTGCTGGAACTGAACGTCCTGATGAACTACAAGCGCGACGGCGTGGCCGAGCAGGGCGCGTGGTACGACGGCTGGAACGCCTTTGCCCGGCAGGTCACCGTGCGGGCAGACGGCACGCAGGCGGCGGTGGCGGCGGGCAGCGCCATGTACCTCAACAGTCCGGCGGTCACAGCGGCCCAGGCGCGGCGCGCGGTGCAGGCGGGGCTGGGCTGGGTCGGGTACTCGTACCGGACGCCCACCGCCGACGTGTACAGTCAGCGCCAGACCACAGCGCAGGGCTTCCAGGCGGCGCTGGCGCTGCTGCGCTCGCCGGGCGGCGCGCTGGCCCAGCCCCAGCCCTGGGGCGACACGGCGCCCACCACGCGCGGCCTGCTGGGGCGGGTCACCGGCAGCGCGGTGCCGGGGGGGCGGCGCGTGCAGGCCTTCCAGGACGGACAGCTGGTGGCTGAGGGCCACACCGACGCGCTGGGTTACTACGGATTTGCCGCCCTGCGGCCTGGCCTCACCGAGATTCGGGTCAGTGGGCAGCGCTGGACCGACACAGTGCCGGTGCGTGGCGTAGTGCGCCTGCCTGACCTGCTGGTGCGCGACCTGACTGCCGAGCCGCTGGCCCCCGTGCCGGCCCTGCCACCTGCGCGGCCCTGA
- the dnaX gene encoding DNA polymerase III subunit gamma/tau: MSAIYQRARPVRWEDVIGQEHVKDVLKAALSQGRVGHAYLFSGPRGVGKTTTARLIAMTANCTGPLPKPCGECESCLSVRAGSHPDVLEIDAASNNSVDDVRDLREKVGLAAMRGGKKIYILDEAHMMSRAAFNALLKTLEEPPGHVIFILATTEPEKIIPTILSRCQHYRFRRLTPEEIAGKLTGLATREGVRADSDALQLIGRLADGAMRDGESLLERMLAAGTAITRAGVEEALGLPPGERVRGVAAALVGGDPGAALSGASALYRDGFAARTVVEGLVSALGAALHAELGLGGERLEGADVPRLLRLQAALDEQDARFARAADGQSLELALTHALLAADGGAGAGGATAGTGGAAVPADLLQRLNRLEKELAGLKASGVRPAGTDAPPPRAAAGPTPVRAAVQAAAEEAGVPLPAAQGNWADVVRQASMQLRAFLKPARMHAEAGYVSLSYDERNAFHAKQVANKFDDIAKIVLKVFGPVTFELIAPEGGRRLKLGGASSENTGTASAAPAPAAPRTPSPAAAAAPPADLEVAPFDPGRSAPPRRPTSRGPAFEPVESAAPPAAQTASPLPQASAVPPPRPAAVATLPPPLPGRPTPERRVPPASPDDVAPAPLPVADIPWDEAHAADPAPAPADAQGGDRLPPAREPYLVEAITEEPDWDAFGGPVDEAGPALDDAPYAQFSAPKPPPRPVPTSAPAAPAEAKPASGRPGDIRAHPMYEDIRGRFGGRVREIGKNRNTPAATPASTDDSAEDDAER; this comes from the coding sequence ATGAGCGCCATCTACCAGCGGGCCCGGCCGGTGCGCTGGGAAGACGTGATCGGCCAGGAACACGTCAAAGACGTGCTCAAGGCGGCGCTCTCGCAGGGGCGCGTGGGCCACGCCTACCTGTTTTCTGGCCCGCGCGGCGTGGGCAAGACGACCACCGCGCGCCTGATCGCCATGACCGCCAACTGCACCGGGCCGCTGCCCAAGCCCTGCGGCGAGTGCGAGAGTTGCCTGTCGGTGCGCGCCGGGTCCCACCCCGACGTGCTCGAAATTGACGCGGCCAGTAACAATTCCGTGGACGACGTGCGCGACCTGCGCGAGAAAGTCGGGCTGGCGGCCATGCGCGGCGGCAAGAAGATTTACATTCTGGACGAGGCGCACATGATGAGCCGCGCGGCCTTCAATGCGCTCCTGAAGACCCTGGAGGAGCCGCCGGGCCACGTCATCTTTATCCTGGCCACCACCGAGCCGGAAAAAATTATTCCGACCATTCTCTCGCGCTGCCAGCACTACCGCTTTCGCCGCCTGACCCCCGAAGAGATCGCCGGCAAGCTCACGGGGCTGGCCACCCGTGAGGGTGTGCGCGCCGACAGTGACGCCCTCCAGCTGATTGGCCGCCTGGCCGACGGCGCCATGCGCGACGGCGAGAGCCTGCTGGAACGGATGCTGGCGGCCGGCACCGCCATTACCCGCGCGGGTGTCGAAGAGGCGCTGGGTCTGCCGCCCGGCGAGCGGGTGCGCGGCGTGGCGGCGGCTCTGGTGGGCGGCGACCCCGGCGCGGCCCTGAGCGGCGCCTCGGCCCTGTACCGCGACGGCTTTGCGGCCCGGACGGTGGTCGAGGGGCTGGTCTCGGCGCTGGGCGCGGCCCTGCATGCCGAACTGGGCCTGGGCGGCGAGCGGCTGGAAGGCGCCGATGTGCCCCGCTTGCTGCGCCTGCAGGCGGCCCTGGACGAGCAGGATGCCCGCTTTGCCCGCGCCGCCGATGGCCAGAGTCTAGAGCTGGCCCTGACCCACGCCCTGCTGGCTGCTGATGGCGGTGCGGGTGCAGGCGGGGCCACTGCTGGGACAGGCGGCGCCGCCGTTCCTGCTGACCTGCTCCAGCGCCTGAACCGTCTGGAAAAGGAACTGGCTGGGCTGAAAGCCAGCGGCGTGAGGCCCGCCGGGACCGACGCCCCTCCACCGCGCGCGGCGGCTGGCCCCACACCGGTGCGCGCCGCCGTGCAGGCCGCCGCCGAGGAAGCCGGCGTGCCCCTGCCCGCCGCGCAGGGCAACTGGGCCGATGTGGTCCGCCAGGCCAGCATGCAGCTGAGGGCTTTCTTGAAACCGGCACGCATGCACGCCGAAGCTGGCTATGTCAGCCTGAGTTACGACGAACGCAACGCCTTTCATGCCAAGCAGGTCGCCAATAAGTTTGACGACATCGCCAAAATCGTCCTGAAAGTCTTTGGCCCGGTGACTTTTGAACTGATTGCCCCAGAAGGCGGGCGCCGACTGAAGTTGGGTGGCGCCAGCAGCGAGAACACGGGCACGGCCTCAGCCGCTCCTGCGCCCGCAGCCCCCCGCACACCGTCTCCAGCCGCTGCCGCTGCTCCGCCTGCCGACCTGGAGGTCGCGCCGTTTGACCCTGGCCGCAGCGCGCCGCCGCGCCGCCCCACCTCACGCGGGCCGGCGTTTGAGCCGGTGGAGTCGGCGGCGCCCCCAGCAGCGCAGACGGCTTCCCCGCTCCCTCAGGCCAGTGCGGTGCCGCCGCCTCGCCCGGCGGCCGTGGCCACGCTGCCCCCACCCCTGCCCGGCCGGCCCACGCCCGAACGCCGGGTGCCGCCCGCCAGCCCTGACGACGTGGCGCCCGCGCCGCTGCCAGTGGCCGATATCCCCTGGGACGAGGCGCACGCCGCCGACCCCGCTCCAGCCCCGGCTGACGCCCAGGGGGGCGACCGCCTGCCACCGGCCAGAGAGCCGTATCTCGTCGAAGCCATTACCGAGGAACCCGACTGGGACGCCTTCGGGGGGCCGGTGGACGAGGCTGGCCCCGCACTGGACGACGCGCCCTACGCTCAGTTCAGCGCCCCTAAACCGCCCCCCCGGCCGGTCCCGACCTCAGCACCAGCAGCGCCCGCCGAGGCCAAGCCCGCCTCTGGTCGCCCCGGCGACATCCGCGCCCACCCTATGTATGAGGACATCCGGGGCCGCTTCGGGGGCCGCGTGCGCGAAATCGGCAAGAACCGCAACACCCCGGCCGCAACGCCCGCCAGCACCGATGACAGCGCAGAGGACGACGCCGAACGCTGA
- a CDS encoding metallophosphoesterase family protein, whose product MIRLAILADLHANLAATLAVHADIQRRGLSDIWVLGDLVGKGPRPREVVDWTQAHATRVIQGNWDARVAGATHRPQDLWPRSKLSPEALTYLSGLPYGIEEQFGGAWWRFVHASSRGLFHRLYPHSSLHDQLDAFAPNPQFGLKEHADALVYADMHEALMLDVEGRPLMNCGSVGNPLDSTLPCYLVLEFDPHGPAHSATYVRLTYDRDEEISAAEASDMPFTREYIAELLTGAYQKRRARTGE is encoded by the coding sequence ATGATTCGCCTCGCCATCCTCGCGGACCTGCACGCCAACCTGGCGGCCACGCTCGCGGTTCACGCAGACATTCAGCGGCGCGGCCTTTCCGACATCTGGGTGCTGGGTGACCTCGTGGGCAAGGGCCCGCGCCCCCGCGAGGTCGTGGACTGGACCCAGGCCCACGCCACGCGCGTGATTCAGGGGAACTGGGACGCCCGCGTGGCCGGCGCCACCCACCGCCCGCAGGACCTGTGGCCGCGCAGCAAACTCAGCCCCGAGGCCCTGACCTACCTCTCGGGACTGCCCTACGGCATCGAGGAGCAGTTTGGCGGCGCGTGGTGGCGCTTTGTGCATGCCAGCAGCCGGGGCCTCTTTCACCGCCTCTACCCTCACAGCAGCCTGCACGACCAGCTGGACGCCTTTGCGCCCAACCCGCAGTTTGGCCTCAAAGAACACGCCGACGCGCTGGTCTACGCCGACATGCATGAGGCCCTGATGCTGGATGTCGAGGGCCGTCCCCTGATGAACTGCGGGAGCGTGGGCAACCCGCTGGACTCCACCCTGCCGTGCTACCTGGTGCTGGAGTTTGACCCCCACGGCCCGGCCCACAGCGCCACCTATGTGCGGCTCACCTACGACCGGGACGAAGAAATCTCAGCGGCCGAGGCCAGCGATATGCCTTTTACCCGTGAGTACATCGCAGAACTGCTGACCGGGGCGTATCAGAAGCGCCGGGCACGAACAGGGGAGTAA
- a CDS encoding flavin reductase family protein produces MTDTQNVTGGLSPQEFRQTLGRFASGVTIITAADGDTRRGMTASAFVSVSLTPPLILVSVDHRAHMHALLARPEVTHFGVSVLSAAQRHLSDHFAGRPGPDELVPWFDHEGLPLIGGAVAQLVCRKHEVIEAGDHTLYVGFVDYSRYTDDDPLVYFRGQYHELG; encoded by the coding sequence ATGACAGACACGCAGAACGTGACCGGCGGCCTCTCTCCCCAGGAGTTCCGGCAGACTCTGGGCCGCTTTGCCAGCGGCGTGACCATCATCACTGCGGCGGACGGTGACACGCGCCGGGGCATGACCGCCAGCGCCTTCGTGTCAGTCAGCCTGACGCCGCCTCTGATTCTGGTCAGCGTGGATCACCGCGCCCATATGCACGCCCTGCTGGCGCGGCCCGAGGTCACACATTTTGGCGTCAGCGTGCTGTCGGCCGCGCAGCGCCACCTCAGTGACCACTTTGCCGGGCGCCCCGGCCCCGACGAACTGGTCCCCTGGTTTGACCACGAGGGCCTGCCCCTGATTGGCGGCGCTGTGGCGCAGCTTGTGTGCCGCAAACACGAGGTGATCGAGGCCGGTGACCACACCCTGTACGTGGGCTTCGTGGACTACAGCCGCTACACCGACGACGACCCCCTGGTGTATTTCCGGGGCCAGTACCACGAGCTGGGCTAA
- a CDS encoding VOC family protein produces MQTRAISLMALSQNPAEGARFYQQHFGFLPTAELPWFVSLQHPEHPQFNLDLIQKDHEAAGPFLQGKRTAAVMLALVVDDVEAEAARLQQAGLTFLMPPTAEPWGQKRLQVLGPDDVVVEVLQMTAPDQEWLKQQI; encoded by the coding sequence ATGCAGACCCGCGCTATTAGCCTGATGGCCCTGAGCCAGAACCCCGCCGAGGGTGCCCGGTTTTATCAGCAGCACTTCGGCTTTCTGCCCACGGCGGAACTGCCGTGGTTTGTCAGCTTGCAGCACCCTGAACATCCACAGTTCAACCTCGACCTGATTCAGAAGGACCACGAGGCCGCCGGGCCCTTTTTGCAGGGCAAACGCACAGCCGCCGTGATGCTGGCCCTAGTCGTGGATGATGTCGAGGCCGAAGCGGCGAGACTCCAGCAGGCCGGTCTGACTTTCCTGATGCCGCCCACCGCCGAGCCGTGGGGCCAGAAGCGATTGCAAGTGCTGGGACCAGACGACGTGGTGGTCGAAGTACTTCAGATGACCGCGCCCGATCAGGAGTGGTTGAAGCAGCAGATTTGA